A single region of the Thunnus maccoyii chromosome 10, fThuMac1.1, whole genome shotgun sequence genome encodes:
- the gpatch4 gene encoding G patch domain-containing protein 4, with the protein MAEVVQEKSRGLKFAEQQLLRHGWEQGKGLGRAENGISEAIKVKVKCDKGGVGHKEGEQFTFHWWDHVFNKASSSLQVESDQNGITLKKTVEEDQEDGMISNKKPRKATLAKAKLYGCFVKSATLLSGQEQPEPKSSNSDDSSSSDEEEEDQKLDLSSTTNLSDADLMKACGGRTAHKGARHGLTMSAKLARLEQQEAEFMAKYGKKSQPASDSPVCVSPSSQSADQRAEQQEDMTEKCKKMKKKKKKSTVSIELNGDVASESSETDVKPKKKKKKKRKANEDTEETTDAVPAVEEVICVENGEADHTQKTKKRKHKKKENKAEQNGEEPLPESTAELHTDTKVKKKKKKSSKHHSEEMESNDTESSPSEPVQDSVSKTKKKKAAVVLDEAEVIEEDFPVKQKRKKCKKDKEFIGDNKNEEELPPKKKKKKSKE; encoded by the exons ATGGCAGAAGTTGTACAAGAGAAAAGTCGTGGCTTGAAATTTGCCGAGCAGCAACTCCTGCGTCACGGCTGGGAACAAG GTAAAGGACTGGGGCGAGCTGAGAACGGCATATCAGAAGCTATCAAGGTCAAAGTGAAATGTGACAAAGGAGGG GTTGGTCATAAGGAAGGGGAGCAGTTCACCTTCCACTGGTGGGATCATGTCTTCAATAAGGCTTCCTCCAGTCTGCAGGTGGAGTCTGATCAG AATGGTATTACACTGAAGAAGACGGTGGAGGAAGATCAAGAAGATGGGATGATCTCCAATAAAAAGCCACGGAAGGCCACGCTGGCTAAAGCCAAACTTTATGGATGCTTTGTCAAG TCGGCCACACTGCTGTCTGGTCAGGAGCAGCCGGAGCCAAAGTCTTCCAACTCTGATGACAGCAGTAGCtcagatgaggaggaagaggaccaGAAACTGGATCTCTCCAGCACCACCAA CCTTTCTGATGCTGATCTGATGAAGGCTTGTGGAGGAAGAACGGCTCACAA aGGAGCCAGGCATGGCTTGACTATGAGCGCCAAGTTAGCCAGGCTGGAGCAGCAGGAGGCTGAGTTCATGGCTAAGTATGGCAAAAAGAGCCAACCAGCAAGTGATTCACCAGTTTGTGTTTCACCGTCCTCCCAGTCAGCTGACCAGAGAGCGGAGCAGCAGGAGGATATGACAGAGAAGTgtaaaaagatgaagaagaagaagaagaaatccaCTGTGAGCATTGAGTTAAATGGTGATGTAGCGTCTGAAAGCTCTGAAACAGATGTTAAgcccaaaaagaagaagaagaagaaaaggaaagccAACGAGGACACAGAGGAAACAACTGATGCAGTTCCCGCTGTGGAGGAAGTGATCTGTGTAGAAAACGGTGAAGCGGACCatactcaaaaaacaaaaaagagaaaacataaaaagaaggaaaacaaagcAGAGCAGAACGGAGAAGAACCTTTACCAGAGAGTACTGCTGAGCTTCACACTGACActaaagtgaagaagaagaaaaagaaatcctCCAAACATCACAGTGAGGAAATGGAGAGTAATGATACAGAATCCAGCCCATCAGAGCCGGTCCAGGACTCtgtttcaaaaaccaaaaagaaaaaagctgcaGTTGTTTTGGACGAAGCAGAAGTTATAGAGGAAGATTTTCCAGTAAAGCAGAAACggaaaaagtgtaaaaaggaCAAAGAGTTTATAGGTGACAATAAAAACGAAGAGGAGCTTCctccaaagaagaaaaagaaaaagtccaaagagtag
- the LOC121906281 gene encoding CD209 antigen-like protein A isoform X2 encodes MKMMEEELNYVSVTFKTDIFTSEKPSDLEVIYDEVKTDELAWDTNPVIPGNKKEAPLHTPLKLVAAALAIICVILVSVIIALSIHFLTVISQQKRENTNLTAQTVQLRTDLERRTQELTRERDGLNWTIGVILEYENFPVNTHCPQKVCKPCLDGWVLFQSHCYLFTADYYYYYWSDWERSRDQCKEMNADLVVIGSQEEQEFINNHTKYYEDEKHGYWIGLRKMNTMNTWTWVDGSNSTVMYWITQQIGYEGPCALTLPRADPLANWNTAGCSMRNRRICETRALIKPD; translated from the exons atgaaaatgatggaGGAAGAACTGAATTATGTGTCGGTGACATTCAAGACTGATATTTTTACATCTG AGAAACCCAGTGACCTGGAAGTAATCTATGATGAGGTGAAGACCGATGAGCTAGCATGGGATACAAATCCTGTCATACCAG gAAATAAAAAGGAAGCACCACTCCATACTCCTCTGAAACTGGTGGCAGCAGCTTTGGCCattatttgtgtcattttggtGTCAGTCATCATCGCTCTCAGCATCCACT TCTTAACAGTCATCTCACagcagaagagagaaaacaccaaCTTAACAGCACAGACTGTGCAGCTGCGGACAGACCTGGAGAGAAGGACACAGGAGctgaccagagagagagacggactCAACTGGACCATCGGAGTCATCCTTGAATATGAGAACTTTCCAGTGAATACCCACTGCCCACAAAAAG TGTGTAAACCTTGTCTGGACGGCTGGGTGCTGTTTCAGTCGCACTGTTACCTGTTTACAGcagattattattactattattggAGTGATTGGGAGAGAAGTCGTGATCAGTGCAAAGAAATGAATGCAGATCTGGTGGTGATTGGAAGTCAGGAGGAACAG GAATTCATCAATAACCACACCAAATACTACGAAGATGAAAAGCATGGCTATTGGATTGGCTTGCGCAAGATGAATACAATGAACACATGGACGTGGGTAGACGGAAGTAACTCCACTGTGAT GTACTGGATAACACAACAAATTGGCTACGAAGGTCCCTGTGCTCTAACTCTGCCTCGTGCAGATCCACTGGCCAACTGGAACACAGCAGGCTGTAGCATGAGGAACCGCAGGATCTGTGAAACAAGAGCCTTGATCAAACCTGATTAG
- the tspan13a gene encoding tetraspanin-13a: MVCGGFICTKNALCALNILYVLVSLLLIGVAAWGKWFGLVSSIRVVAVVIAVGIFLFLVAFVGLCGALKHHQVLLFFYMMILFIVFVVQFSVSCACLALNKDQQDHLLEVGWNKSEATHMDVEKTLNCCGFYYVNHNGSCAARCFSQSNPPSCDTCSNIIQQYAGEVLQFVGGIGLFFSFTEILGVWLTHRYRNIKDPRSNPGAFL; this comes from the exons ATGGTTTGCGGCGGATTCATTTGCACCAAGAACGCCCTCTGCGCTCTCAATATACTTTATGTT ctgGTGAGTCTGCTGCTGATCGGAGTTGCAGCCTGGGGGAAATGGTTCGGCCTGGTCTCCAGCATCAGGGTGGTGGCGGTGGTCATCGCCGTGGGCATCTTCCTTTTCCTAGTTGCCTTTGTGGGGCTTTGTGGTGCCCTGAAGCACCACCAGGTCCTGCTCTTCTTT TACATGATGATCCTGTTCATAGTGTTTGTTGTGCAGTTCTCTGTGTCCTGTGCTTGCCTGGCCCTGAACAAAGACCAACAG GATCATCTCCTGGAGGTTGGGTGGAACAAATCTGAGGCCACTCACATGGATGTAGAGAAGACCCTCAACTGTTGCGGCTTCTATTATGTCAACCACAATGGCTCATGTGCTGCT AGATGCTTTAGCCAAAGCAATCCACCATCTTGTGACACGTGCTCAAACATCATCCAGCAGTATGCGGGAGAGGTGCTACAGTTTGTCGGCGGTATCGGACTCTTCTTCAGTTTTACGGAG atCCTCGGAGTTTGGCTCACTCACAGATACAGAAATATCAAAGATCCCCGATCAAATCCTGGAGCCTTTCTATAA
- the LOC121906282 gene encoding C-type lectin domain family 7 member A-like yields MEEEINYSTVVFKNGHPPPKEKKEELVIYSEVKPKVPATSAPIQADGEAAAHSQHFCLLAVCLGILCVLLLGFIRVVIYLSGVMNEQKANLSNLSAENQQLIMQRSILENKTEEMRRDRDNLNMTLGVIRKFKTFPLEEYCPEKKCQPCKTGWILFQKKCYLFYNEPDPWKTRRASQTYCKNNDSDLVVIDSLQEQEFISKHIKCYYDKEHGYWIGLRENDDNWLWVDGRSDTLKYWMKENLGDHGQCALMIPERNVTANWDPANCLMENKFICEMDMLIWSNQS; encoded by the exons ATGGAGGAAGAGATCAATTATTCTACAGTGGTTTTCAAAAATGGTCATCCACCTCCAAAAG agaaaaaagaggagctGGTAATTTATTCTGAGGTAAAACCTAAAGTTCCTGCAACTTCTGCACCAA TACAAGCAGATGGTGAAGCAGCTGCACACTCTCAGCACTTTTGTCTGTTGGCTGTGTGTTTGGGGATACTTTGTGTCCTTCTTTTGGGTTTCATCCGTGTCGTCATCTACC TGAGCGGGGTAATGAACGAACAGAAAGCAAACCTCAGCAACCTCTCAGCAGAAAATCAGCAGCTGATCATGCAGAGAAGCATCTTAGAGAACAAGACGGAGGAAAtgagaagagacagagacaacCTCAACATGACATTGGGAGTCATCCGGAAATTTAAAACCTTTCCACTAGAGGAATACTGCCCTGAAAAAA AGTGTCAACCATGTAAAACAGGCTGGATTCTGTTCCAGAAGAAGTGCTACCTGTTCTACAATGAACCTGATCCTTGGAAGACACGGAGAGCCAGCCAAACGTACTGCAAAAACAACGATTCAGATCTGGTTGTTATTGATAGTCTACAAGAACAG GAATtcatcagtaaacacatcaaGTGCTACTACGACAAAGAGCACGGATACTGGATCGGGTTACGTGAAAATGATGACAACTGGCTCTGGGTTGACGGACGTAGTGACACTCTAAA GTACTGGATGAAGGAGAACCTTGGTGATCATGGTCAATGTGCACTGATGATACCTGAGAGGAATGTTACAGCCAACTGGGACCCAGCAAACTGTCTAATGGAGAACAAATTCATCTGTGAAATGGACATGCTGATATGGTCTAATCAGTCAtaa
- the LOC121906281 gene encoding CD209 antigen-like protein A isoform X1: MKMMEEELNYVSVTFKTDIFTSEKPSDLEVIYDEVKTDELAWDTNPVIPVGNKKEAPLHTPLKLVAAALAIICVILVSVIIALSIHFLTVISQQKRENTNLTAQTVQLRTDLERRTQELTRERDGLNWTIGVILEYENFPVNTHCPQKVCKPCLDGWVLFQSHCYLFTADYYYYYWSDWERSRDQCKEMNADLVVIGSQEEQEFINNHTKYYEDEKHGYWIGLRKMNTMNTWTWVDGSNSTVMYWITQQIGYEGPCALTLPRADPLANWNTAGCSMRNRRICETRALIKPD; encoded by the exons atgaaaatgatggaGGAAGAACTGAATTATGTGTCGGTGACATTCAAGACTGATATTTTTACATCTG AGAAACCCAGTGACCTGGAAGTAATCTATGATGAGGTGAAGACCGATGAGCTAGCATGGGATACAAATCCTGTCATACCAG taggAAATAAAAAGGAAGCACCACTCCATACTCCTCTGAAACTGGTGGCAGCAGCTTTGGCCattatttgtgtcattttggtGTCAGTCATCATCGCTCTCAGCATCCACT TCTTAACAGTCATCTCACagcagaagagagaaaacaccaaCTTAACAGCACAGACTGTGCAGCTGCGGACAGACCTGGAGAGAAGGACACAGGAGctgaccagagagagagacggactCAACTGGACCATCGGAGTCATCCTTGAATATGAGAACTTTCCAGTGAATACCCACTGCCCACAAAAAG TGTGTAAACCTTGTCTGGACGGCTGGGTGCTGTTTCAGTCGCACTGTTACCTGTTTACAGcagattattattactattattggAGTGATTGGGAGAGAAGTCGTGATCAGTGCAAAGAAATGAATGCAGATCTGGTGGTGATTGGAAGTCAGGAGGAACAG GAATTCATCAATAACCACACCAAATACTACGAAGATGAAAAGCATGGCTATTGGATTGGCTTGCGCAAGATGAATACAATGAACACATGGACGTGGGTAGACGGAAGTAACTCCACTGTGAT GTACTGGATAACACAACAAATTGGCTACGAAGGTCCCTGTGCTCTAACTCTGCCTCGTGCAGATCCACTGGCCAACTGGAACACAGCAGGCTGTAGCATGAGGAACCGCAGGATCTGTGAAACAAGAGCCTTGATCAAACCTGATTAG